In Coregonus clupeaformis isolate EN_2021a unplaced genomic scaffold, ASM2061545v1 scaf0079, whole genome shotgun sequence, the sequence tgcagcattgaaggtccccaagcacacagtggcctccatcattcttaaatggaagaagtttggaaccaccaagactcttcctagagctggccgcccggccaaattgagcaatcggggaagaagggcattggtcagaagggccttggtcaaaattCATTTAATCTGTTGTTAGAAATATTCATAAAATTAAGTTCTTTTTTATATACAATAGTATtgtattttaaaatgttttacatttcatttttttatGAATATTTATGACAACAACAGATTAAATGAATTTTGGCCAAGGGATCCGTGGAATTAGTTTAGAGGGTGtaataaaatacaatacaatgtaatattattCATCTACAATTTATGTTCTAAACTCTGGGCAACATAAGCCTGGGAGGCTCACAGAGATATTGGTATCCACAGTGCTCCACCAATTATGAATTTTTCAACTTAATACTTGTATTCTTTTTTTCatacagtgccatcagaaagtgttctttctgttgtgttATAAATTGGgagggattaaaatggatttagttgtaattttttgtcaacgaactacacaaaatactctgtaaggTCAAAGTCGAAGAAAAATGATAGTAtttgtattaaaaatatatattatatatatatatatatatatatatatatatatatatatatatatatatatatatatattcaaacacctgagtcaatacatattcaaataatctttggcagcaattacagctgtctGGGTAAGTAAttaaaagctttgcacacctggattgtacaacatttgcactttattcttttttaaatgattcaagttctgtcaagttggttgttgatcattgctatacagctattttcaagtcttgctatagattttcatGCTGATTCAAgtccaaactgtaactaggccactcaggaacattcaatgtcatcttggtaagcatctccagtgtatatttagccttgtgttttaggttattgtcctgctgaaaggtgaacctggtttacctctaggattttgccagtgcttagctcaattctgtttattttttatcctaaaaCACTCCCTAGACCTTGACGATGacaagcataaccataacatgatgcagccaccaccatgcttgaacatgaagagtggtactcagttggatttgccccaaacataactctttgtattcaggacataaagttaatttctttgccacattatttgcagtattaTTTTTGTGCATTGTTGAAAACAGgacacatgttttggaatatttgtattctgtacacgcttccttctttcactctgtccattaggttagtattgtggagtacctacaatgttgttgatccatcctcagttttcccctatcacagccattaaactctgcaactgttttaaagtctccattggcctcatggtgaaataaaAGTGTCCTTCCTCTCTGGGAATTGAGTTAAGAAGGACACCTGTAACTTTGTTgtgactggttgtattgatacaccatccaaagtgtaattaataacttcaccatgctcaaagggatatcaatgtctgctttttaggtgctaccaataggtgcccttctttgcgaggcaaaacctccctggtctttgtggttgaatctgtgtttgaaattcacctctcgactgagggactttacagataattttatgtgtgaggtacagagatgaggtagacatttaaaaaatcatgttaaacacaattattgcacatagagtgagtccatgcaacgtattatgtgagttgttaagcatattattactcctgaacttatctAGGCTGGAATACTTATtaactgaagacatttcagctttcattttttattaatttgtaaaatattctcaaaacacaattccactttgacattatggggtattgtgtgaaggccagtgacacaacatctcaactgaatccattttaaattcaagctgtaacacaacaaaatgtggaaaaagtcaaggggtgtgaatactttctgaaggcactgtaaatgcacTAATTTAAAGCTAGAATTCTTAGTTGATATATCTATTTTTGGTATGGAATGCCATGATATATCCATTTATGTTTCTTTCAAcagtcataccccatcagaacccaaaatataagcttgtttcactccaatgtttgtaaacgatgtaaatgtaagcaaacactgtatagcctcaaaacatggttggaaccaagggttggaaccggtttagggaacagaactgaaaacCGTAAAAAAACAAAATTATTAGAGGAACAGAATCCAAACCGGAAACTAAGGTGATCTATAATGGaaactatatttcacagtggtgtagatggtacaatgattctctacactatacttgcttgttttgtcacatgaactgaaattaggcgaactattagaatttagGAAATGGCAGagagatttctgcatagtgcacctttaactTTTTTAATGCTAGTTAtcgatactatagttatcacgtttcgcATTGGATTTATTAAGTACAAAAAGGTAACACGTGTTTTTACATCTAGTGCTGATCTGCACACacaaccttgttagctagctagctaacgtttgctctggtccaacgttaagtcAACttggaagttcaaagacattcaaagttgcTCCATAGACGccactcctccgtaggtataattctgtgggcctaatttaGATAATGCACATCATAACAAGATGCCAGCACTTCAAGGCAAGctttctccaccctctctcctcacccacaAAATGTCAGTTGCATCTTGTGCCCTACACTGGTCTGTCCATAGTGACTGGcagctagggttgcaaaattcctggaagagaagcttaggcctgaccccagagatagagatatgcTTGTGGCATCCTACAAAACGGACATGCATTTCTTTATGACAGATGGCTACTGCATCTGCTATACAAATATAGACGTACAGAAGGAGGGTAATTCGTTAGTTTTCGATCCAAACATtttgtataaagataagcattatattgttggATTATAgaagtaactctggtaggcctgaaacattcttcctcacctcaagttcaactgtcagAGTCAGCTGGAGCACCGGGGTGCACTGTCTTCATATCATAGACCTGCAGTACCTAAAGCTTAATAGTAGCCACACCATACCAAACCTTCATAAAcgtttctaaactttattagggtaataaTTAAAAAGTAAGTCACGCCATTATTTATAGGGAAAATATGAGCAGAAAAGTGAATTTAAACCCCCAAAaaacacaaccctccccaaagcaaagAAAAAGTTagacaaccctcccctattttggacctCCTCTCCCCCCCAAGTAAATTTCGATCTTTCCCTAACATTAAACTAACACCAAAAACaagatttttgttttcatgaatttttacaatattgtcaattttgactttgcagctggcccatttagtggaaatcgctcagttctggcTCAAGGATaagactcatcccaataaatgtcaacctgccAGTACAACAGCGAGGCCAACACTAAGCTAAACAGACAAACAAACCCAATCTGACACAGTTAGATCCATTTGTAGCGTTGCTTGCCTCACTTGCCAGAGGATGTCTGAGTGAAATGTAAATGAAGAGATTTTAGGGTTGCTGATCTACAGGGTCACACTGGTTTGACCAACATGATCGCACAATGAACGCTCACATTGGTTGAAAATCACagccagagaaaatgtaaaaaaacagcATATTTTCCCTGAGAAGCTGGTTGGAGGACAGCTGAACACACATGTCCCTACTTAAGACCACCCCAAAATGGCCCTTCAACTTGACTCAGAGAGATGGTTCTTCAATGTTGTCCAGGACAGGAGACCAATCATGGAAATCTACTGAAGTGGACACAGAGCTGCAGTGAAGCTAGACAGATAGTGTAAAGACTGTTGAGAGTTCCGCTTGAATAAAGGACTGTATTGCTGTTAACTATTGCTGGTTAGAGTTAGGGCTATCATGATAGAGTGTCCACTCAAACACAAAGAGGAGGGGGATAAAGGGTAAATGTAAGGAATTTCCTacagatatctacagtatatacagtgacggaaaaaagtatttgatcccctgctgattttgtacgtttgcccactgacaaagacatgatcagtctataatttgaatggtaggtttatttgaacagtgagagacagaataacaacaaaaaaatccagaaaaaacgcacgtcaaaaatgttataaatgtatttgcattttaatgagggaaataagtatttgacccctctgcaaaacatgacttagtacttggtgcaaaacccttgttggcaatcacagaggtcagatgtttcttgtagttggccaccaggtttgcacacatctcaggagggattttgtcccactcctctttgcagatcttctccaagtcattaaggtttcgagcctgacgtttagCAAATaaaaaccttcagctccctccacagattttctatgggattaaggcctggagactggctaggccactccaggaccttaatgtgcttcttcttgagccactcctttgttgccttggccatgtgttttgggtcattgtcatgctggaatacccatccacgacccattttcaatgccctggctgagggaaggaggttctcacccgagatttgacggtacatggccccgtccattgtctcTTTGATACGGtgtagttgtcctgtccccttagcagaaaaacacccccaaagcataatgtttccacctccatgtttgacagtgggaatggtgttcttggggtcataggcagcattcctcctcattcaaacacagcgagttgagttgatgccaaagagctcaattttggtctcatctgaccacaacactctcacccagttctcctctgaatcattcagatgttcattggcaaacttcagacggccctgtatatgtgctttcttgagcagggggaccttgcgggcgctgcaggatttcagtccttcacggcgtagtgtgttaccaattgttttcttggtgactatggtcccagctgccttgagatcattgacaagatcctcccgtgtagttctgggctgattcctcaccgttctcatgatcattgcaactccacaaggtgagatcttgcatggagccccaggccgagggagattgacagttattttgtgtttcttccatttgcgaataatcacaccaactgttgtcaccttctcaccaagctgcttggcgatggtcttgtagcccattccagccgtgtgtaggtctacaatcttgtctgacatccttggagagctctttggtcttggccatggtggagagtttggaatctgattgattgattggttctgtggacaggtttcttttatacaggtaaaaagctgagattaggagaactccctttaagagtgtgctcctaatctcagctcgttacctgtataaaagacatctgggaggcagaaatctttctgattgagaggggttcaaatacttatttccctcattaaaatgcaaatcaatttataacatttttgacatgcgtttttctggatttttttgttgttattctgtctctcactgttcaaataaacctaccattaaaattatagactgatcatttctttgtcagcgggcaaacgtacaaaatcagcaggggttcaaatacttttttccctcactgtacttaatTGGCGGGGAAGTTTCAGGttacgtccaaaatggcaccctattccctattaaaggaaaattccacccaaaaacaAAATGCATCATACTTTGACACGTTCTATATCTTGAAAATGTGATTGCTGACACACAAAAccttttgggactgtatcaacggtggactaatgaaacaaatgaCAAAATATCGTTTTTGAGTGGTATTTTCCTttaagtgcactgcttttgaccagggcccagcaGAGGAAAAGCACTCCAGGACTTAAAAGACAACACCCACACACCTTCCAAATGCTGCGGTCAGATTCAATTTCCTGTTTTCACAGGGTCCCAAAGACAATAGTTTTCTTATTTTAGCATATATGTCTTCAAATAAatcctgagagacagagagacagatagagagagagagagaagagagagagagagagagagagagagagagagagagagagagagagagagagagagagagagagagagagagagagagagagagagagagagagagagagatatgttggTTTTGGGGTGACATGAAACAGCCTGCAATGAATTCCAAGCTTGAGTAGACTGCTCAGCAGCTTTCTCTTGTATTTACTTAAACACTTCAAGGACCAGCGCACCCTCATCCGACAACAGAATCATAATTGGAGACCCATAATACAGCAGCTGTCCACAGGGTTGCATGTAAAGGGATATCACCATGAACACCACAAGCATAACCATCATTCTGCTCACCCTCCTGGCCATCTTCTCAGCAACTGAAGGTAAATAATCATCCATTTGTCACTTAATATTGTATACGTAATTACTAATTCATTACTactattttactatttttttataCTATTTTATGATAGTTTATTACTTTATTGAATTTATAATCTGGTTACTTGTATTTGAAGTTTTTGCAACTAATCAACATTCCAATAGTGTCGGTGACTCTTTACATGATAGTGTTCTTATTACTGTGTTATTATCCATGTTTATACAGTGTACTAACTATTGTAACTACTACGCATTGTAACCTTGTTTATTCAGcagtaacccttaccctaactctaGCCATAACCAATAACCATAGATTGATGCATGTATTTCTGATATCATCTTACAAGATAAACACTGAAATGTAACCAAGTAATGTAAGACAAACCCATTGCGCTTTCCACCCTACCTCTCTATAGGGAAAAGACAGCCACGGGTTCTACGCTGCCTTTGCCCCAAAGTGCAGACTGGTCGTATTCCGTTCAGGAATCTGAAGAGAGTGCTGCATCTACCTCCTCGTCCGCACTGCTCAAAGACTGAAGTCATGTGAGTAACTCCCTCAACTGATAAATCAACATAATTGAGCATTTATAATCAATAATGTGTATGATTATTAATACATTTTGACAATGAGTAGaaagtaaaaaatacatttaaaaaaagtttgTGAGTGAGTCAGGTTAAGTTTTGACATTGATCTTCAGACTAAGTGTTGAAAACGTGAAAAGTAACTTACGATAGAAAAAAAGGTGGAGGTTAAAGAATTTGCTCACAGGAAGACAGAACAAAGGTACTGGTGCACATCTTACAGAAAATGCATAAAAATAATAGTTGGTAATTCCTAACCTTGGAGTACAGACAGTCTCCCTTTATTATTTCAGTATCACACTCAAAAATGGACGTCAACTCTGCCTGGACCCAAATGACCGCCCTGTGAAGATTCTGGTGGAGAGATCAACCAAAAGGTAATAGCAATCCATAACTGAAtaatacagtaggctacatggCGGTGCATTGCTGCCATTGCCTTGTCTTAGCGAGATAAtttccttgtcccagatctgtttgtgcttttatGCCAAGAAAGTAAAACAACATTAACAGATCTGGGAGAAGACTAGACAGATCAGACAgctgttgaaccaacgtggaatagacgttgaattgatgcctgtgcccagtgggtggtcactagctggcacagccacaaagtcataaaatctgatgttaatcctaaacctaaccttaaacatAACCTTAAATTTAGACCAAAAGCAACAaaaaaattttacatttacaaaatagccaattttgactttgcagctggcctatctaagggaAAATGGTTCAGTTCTGCTTCCAGAACAAGACTTGTGACAATAAACGTAAACCTGCCTGGTTTGACTTGTCTGTCTTTTTCTCTTTCCCAGAATGCAGGAAAGTAAACGTTCTAAAGAGGTTGGAAGCACTACTCGTTCCCCGTAACACTTGTCAACAAAATGGTGGACGTGATTCAACAACCTTTTGTGTACTGTGTCTATTGCTTGTGTTTATTATATGTTTATTACGTAATATGTTTTAATAAAGATATGTTCATTATATGTTTACCAGTGAAGGACCCAGGAGGGGTCAGAGGGAGGAGTTCATAGAAGAGAGCTGCAGACAGTATCTGAAAATAGTTCCTTATAACAGGACTTTTAGACCTTAGATTAGAGTGTCTGTTCATGTTATATTGATGCTTTAATTTTATTACATTTCCAAGCAAGCAAATAAAAACAACATATTCATATTGGTTGActgtattgttatttttatttaacctttatttaaccaggagaCACAGAGTCTCTTTTGCAAGTGAGACCTGGTCAAGAAAGCAGCAGCAGTCAATACAACATTACAACATTTAAAACAGACAACACAAACAGCACATCAACACTACACTTATATAATGTTCCATTTTCAGTCGAACCTTTGGAGTCCAGAAAAGAAGCTCAATACTAAAGATCAAAGCAAAGATAATGGCAAACTATAGTgtagtcccaaatggaaccctattccctatatagtataggcTAAAAACAGGTCAGTGGTACTCCCCAGTGGCCTGCTCGCTCCGCTCGTAGGTCTAGATCTTTGGTCCTTCCTCCGCGCCTCTTCTGGTGTGGGGTTCTTGGATCTGGTCTGGTTCTGTGAGAGTGACAGGTGtatagggaggaagggggagagaggtggagagggacaagagggatgggggtggtggaggaTATGTCCATCGGTCTGGGCTGGTGCTGGAGGGGGAGCGATGCGGCGGCAAGGCTGGACAATGGTGGCTGAAGAAAGTCGTTCTGTTCTGAGTGAATTGTCAAGGTCATGGGTCATTGGGGTGGGTCCAGGTCTGGGTTTGATCATTTCGTTGCAGATATGGATGAAGGCCTCTAGCgggttgtttgtgttgttgggtgGTTCTTGACAGTTTTGGCATGCCTCCCCACTGACTGCCTGGTGGCCCCCTGAACTTTCTAGGGGGTGGGATGGGGGGTCCTGAAAGGGGTGAACGTGGTTTTAGAGGGTCCAGAGAGTCTGGACTGAGGCAGGCTGGTTTGTTGCTGTGTGGGATCAGGAGGAGGGAGGGCTAAGGGGGGTGGATCTGGGTCACTAAGGAACAGGGGGGAGGAGTCAGGGACAGTGAGGGGCGGGGAGGAGTGATCAGGGGTAGTAATGGGCGGGTGGGAAGGGGGTGGTATGCTGAGCGGACTTGGAGGGGGAGCAGGTTTATTGGAAGGAATAGGGGTTTTTGGGAGTTGTGTTGTAAGGTCAGGTGCAGTAATGGGGGGACGGATCTTGATTTTGATCTTGATTTTGTTGTCTAGATTTGGTTGTCTAGATTTTGTTGTCTGGATTTTATCGTCTAGATTTCATAGTCTAGATTTTGTTCTGGCCATTATGGTTCTTCTTCTGTGGTGGAACTCAAACACTTCTATAAACCTCAATGCAgctaccaaaatgtaaatgttaaaccaCAACATGTGATAACTAtgcaacagaacagatgaacaggaatgacatacCTCTCATggtaactatctgaaagccacgccaCTACTAAACtacgcctccagtcttctgatctgacccactgggtcatatctcaataacccagcaccaATAACCCAGCAGTTTGTAAAGAaataacccaactaagtgacccaacgcctgcaacccagcagttgggtcaaccaaaaaacccacgcagacagtgtgtttGAAGCCTTGACCTGTGAAGACAacgcagcagcagcagaagcatGTGGTTTACTGTTGACTAAAGACAATTAGGACAAGTCATCACACATTGGATCctcatttgtattttttattttctattagTTAGCACTGTTCGCTTGCAAgttattaagcatttcactgtactttgTGCATGTGACAATTCAAACTTGAAACTTGGAAACGGCCATTTCCCAAAACATAGAGGTCTTGGAATGGTGCCGTCTTTCCTAAGAAAAAGGTTCACTGTGAGAACATCAATATAGAATGAGCCAAGAATTACTTATTTTAGTGTTGTGGGAAGCACATGCAGATAAGAAAGTTTAGGGCCAGTTATTCAGACACAGATTACTTAATTGAGCCTAGTCCAAGACTAAAAAGTGATttaaatggagattctccattaatTTAAGCAGATGTGGCAGAcataaataatatataatataataaaatacaaatataaaaaaaaaaaaataacttgcaGCAGCACTATCTGTGATCATGTTGACTATTTCCAGCTTTAGCTGAGACAACGAGCAAATAATTAGTTTCTATAGCACCTTACACAACATGTATATACACCCATTTCCATAATCACCCCATTCACTCTGTCCAATTTGAAAAATAGTTGAGTAGTGGAGAGACCAGAGTCTATCAAACCTGGGGTGTCTCTTGCGAAGTTCATAAGAGAGCTTTTAAAGAGGAATAAAGTCAACAATCTGGTCAATctaaatttttatattcaaatgtaggaactgggttctacagtttgaacccttgctctctctggctccacacccaccccgcccggccatctagatgtgtgaaagttagtgtataaactaatgatccatcatgtatgacattcctggtagtgtgtaaacttacatgttgtattaccatatcatttttgtatgttctctatagttatgtacttgaaaatgtatcaattgaccaattcggcacatttgggcaaacttgatacaaaatagtattgcaatgcttcactggatcaatctgaaactttgtacacacactgctgccatctagtggccaaaatctaaatgaaGCCTAAACGTCAATATTATAATGTGGCATttatcttgcatttcaaagatgtttgtattatcttttaccagatctaatgtgttatattctcctacattcatttcacatttccacaaacttcaaagtgtttcatttcaaatggtatcaagaatatgcatatctttgtttcaggtcctgagctacaggcagttagatttgggtatgtcattttaggcaaaattTGAAAAAAGGGTCCAATCCTTAAGAGATTAATGAATATAATTGAGCTTAGGGGCAATGAACCATAGGATTGGGCCTCTATCTGAATCCACATTGAGTCTTGTCTGTTTGTGATCAATGTTAGCATGTTGCTGATTAGATTCAGGTTTCCATAGAGTGGAGAACTTGATCCTAGGTTTTTTATTGCCCCATATACATTTGGTGATGCTTTGGTTGGTTATTTTGAAAAAATAAACTGGGAGATAGCATTGGAGCATCTGAAATAAATAGTTAAATCTAGGGAGGATGTTTATACAGATAACATTGATTCTTCTGACTAAGCTAATTGGGAGGGAGATCCAGGTTCGGAGGTCATTCTTGATTCGATCCAGGAGTGGGAGATAATTTTCCTTGAAAAGGCAATTCAGATCTGGTGTTACAAAGATCCCAAGGTATTGAAACCCCTATGTCTTCCATTGGAATGGGCAGAGTGTCTTCATAGAGCTGATGAGTGTAAGTTTGAGAGGGCAAACAATGGATTTGTTCAAATCTATCTTATATCCTGAAAATTTGCAGTACTGAGCAATTGTGTCTAAAATGGGAGGGATTTCTCAGGGTTGGATATGTAGAGCAAGACATCATCCGTGTAGAGCGAAATCTTGTGCTGAAGGCCGCTTGCAGAAACACCCATAATACTTGGATTGCTACTTATCAACTCCGCCAAAAGCTCCTCCCCAACAAGTAGAGCAGTGGGTACAGCGAGCATCCTTGTCTTGTGCGATGTCCCAAAGTGAATCTTTCAGAATTCAGACCGTTAGTAGTCACCATGGCATTTGGATGAGAATATAGGGACTTAATCCATTTAATAAAGTTTGGACCCATATTGGACTTTTCTAAGACTGAGAAAAGAAAGCTCCACTCCATCCTGTTGAACGCCTTCCCAGCATCCAGTGAAGTCAGCAGGATAGGGGTCTTCTGTGTGTTTACTTGATCTATAATATCAAAAAG encodes:
- the LOC123483334 gene encoding growth-regulated alpha protein-like is translated as MNTTSITIILLTLLAIFSATEGKRQPRVLRCLCPKVQTGRIPFRNLKRVLHLPPRPHCSKTEVIITLKNGRQLCLDPNDRPVKILVERSTKRMQESKRSKEVGSTTRSP